One genomic region from Diabrotica undecimpunctata isolate CICGRU chromosome 9, icDiaUnde3, whole genome shotgun sequence encodes:
- the LOC140450296 gene encoding uncharacterized protein — translation MKCLIIGAVLCILIAGNLSAPVEDEIETKIDELSREGVVREEISSRVEAPENDNIEEDAENDSQTREKRFVTCAVIGKIPIEGVQLNDAACAARCYAKKRPGGWCDSHRKCNCR, via the exons ATGAAGTGTTTAATTATTGGAGCAGTGCTTTGTATTTTAATTGCTGGCAATTTGTCGGCACCAGTCGAAGATGAAATTGAAACAAAAATAGATGAACTGTCTAGAGAAGGAGTTGTGAGAGAAGAAATATCATCAAGAGTGGAAGCACCGGAGAATGACAATATCGAGGAAGACGCTGAGAACGATA gtCAAACTAGAGAAAAACGATTTGTCACCTGCGCTGTCATAGGAAAAATACCAATTGAGGGAGTCCAGCTTAATGACGCTGCATGTGCTGCTCGTTGTTATGCAAAGAAGAGACCTGGAGGTTGGTGCGATTCGCACAGAAAGTGTAACTGTAGATAG